A single window of Phoenix dactylifera cultivar Barhee BC4 unplaced genomic scaffold, palm_55x_up_171113_PBpolish2nd_filt_p 000117F, whole genome shotgun sequence DNA harbors:
- the LOC120104822 gene encoding WD repeat-containing protein LWD1-like: protein MGGSGGGERTPEGSEEQQKRSEIYTYEAPWHIYAMNWSVRRDKKYRLAIASLLEQFPNRVEIVQLDDSTGEIRSDPALSFEHPYPPTKTMFVPERDCLRPDLLATSADFLRIWRISSDDEGDDENNKKSNSSSKSSSRVELRSLLNGNRNSEFCAPLTSFDWNEAEPRRVGTSSIDTTCTIWDIEREAVDIQLIAHDKEVYDIAWGGVGVFASVSDDGSVRVFDIRDKEHSTIIYESADPPETPLVRLGWNKQDPRYMATIIMDSAKVVVLDIRFPTLPVVELHRHQASVNAIAWAPHSSCHICTAGDDSQALIWDLSSMGTAGGSASAGGGQQAAAAADGGLDPILAYTAGAEIEQLQWSSTQPDWVAIAFSTKLQILRV from the coding sequence ATGGGCGGTAGCGGCGGCGGAGAAAGGACGCCGGAGGGTTCGGAGGAGCAGCAGAAGCGGTCGGAGATATACACGTACGAGGCGCCGTGGCACATCTACGCGATGAACTGGAGCGTGCGGCGGGACAAGAAGTACCGGCTGGCCATCGCGAGCCTCCTGGAGCAGTTCCCGAACCGCGTGGAGATCGTCCAGCTGGACGACTCCACCGGCGAGATCCGCTCCGACCCGGCCCTCTCTTTCGAGCACCCCTACCCCCCCACCAAGACCATGTTCGTCCCCGAGCGCGACTGCCTCCGCCCGGACCTCCTCGCCACCTCCGCCGACTTCCTCCGCATCTGGCGCATATCGTCGGATGACGAAGGCGACGACGAGAACAACAAGAAGAGCAACTCCTCCTCCAAGTCGTCGTCGCGCGTGGAGCTCCGGTCCCTCCTCAACGGCAACCGCAACTCCGAGTTCTGCGCCCCCCTGACCTCCTTCGACTGGAACGAGGCGGAGCCGCGTCGCGTGGGCACCTCCTCCATCGACACCACCTGCACCATCTGGGATATCGAGCGCGAGGCCGTGGACATCCAGCTCATCGCCCACGACAAGGAGGTCTACGACATCGCCTGGGGCGGCGTCGGCGTCTTCGCCTCCGTCTCCGACGACGGCTCCGTCCGCGTCTTCGACATCCGCGACAAGGAGCACTCCACCATCATCTATGAGTCGGCCGACCCCCCGGAGACCCCGCTCGTCCGCCTTGGCTGGAACAAGCAGGACCCCCGCTACATGGCCACCATCATCATGGACTCCGCCAAGGTCGTCGTCCTCGACATCCGCTTCCCCACTCTCCCCGTCGTCGAGCTCCACCGCCACCAGGCCAGCGTCAACGCCATCGCCTGGGCCCCTCACAGCTCCTGCCACATCTGCACAGCCGGGGACGACTCCCAGGCCCTCATCTGGGACCTCTCCTCCATGGGCACCGCCGGAGGCAGCGCCTCGGCCGGAGGCGGCCAGCAGGCTGCTGCCGCTGCCGACGGCGGCCTTGACCCCATACTCGCCTACACCGCCGGGGCCGAAATCGAGCAGCTACAGTGGTCCTCCACTCAGCCCGACTGGGTTGCCATCGCCTTCTCCACCAAGCTCCAGATACTCAGGGTTTGA